The genomic DNA CCGCGATGCTCGCCTCTCACGCCGCTGCCTTGGATCCGATCCCGCTTTGGCCGCAGGGAGCGCCCGGTGCCTTGGGAAAAGAGGACAAGGACATTCCTTCACTGACGCCGTACCCCGCCGCCGAGTCCGCCACCGGTGCCGCGATGGTCATCTGTCCGGGGGGAGGCTATGGCGGGCTCGCGCAGCATGAAGGCCGTGATTACGCGCTTTGGCTCAATCAACAGGGCGTCGCCTGCTTCGTTCTCAAATACCGGCTTGGCTCCGGTGGATATCGGCATCCGCGCATGATCGAGGACGCTGCCCGCGCCTTGCGCTGGGTCCGAACCCACGCCGCCACCTGGAAAGTCGATCCAAACCGGATTGGCATCATGGGTTCCTCGGCCGGCGGCCACCTGGCCTCCACCCTGGTCACTCACTTCGATCACGGCCAAGCGGGAGCTGCTGACCCGGTGGACCGCGCCAGTTCCCGTCCCGATCTCGGCGTGCTCTGTTATCCCGTGATCACCATGGGCGCTCACACGCACCAAGGATCGAAGCATAACTTGCTCGGCAAAGAGCCGTCCCCTGAGCTTGTCGAGTTGCTTTCAAACGAGAAACAAGTGAGGTCCAACACTCCGCCCTGCTTCGTCTGGCATACTTGGGAAGACAAAGCGGTCAAAGTTGAAAACAGCCTCGAATTTGCCGCCGCGCTTCAAAAAGCCGGCGTGCCTTTTGATCTTCACGTTTACCAAAAAGGCCGCCACGGCATCGGCCTGGCCGACAAGGAACCGTTTTCCAACGTTCATCCTTGGGCCAAAGACCTCCTCTTCTGGCTGAAAGAACAGGGATTTCTCACGGCTCACCGCTAGCCCGCATCCAAGATCGTGAGAAGACAATTCCTCGCGCTTTTCCTCCTGACTGTGCCCGCGGCCCAGGGCGGGGACCAGCCGCAATGGGGCGAAGCCTGGACCCGCAATCAAGTTTCCAAGGAACGAAACTTGCCCGCCGAGTTCGATCCGCGTTCCGGTAAGAACGTCCGCTGGCGCGCGCGGCTCGGCACCGAGACCCATTCCACTCCCATCATCGCGGGCGGACGCGTCTACATCGGCACCAACAATCGCGAGCCGCGTGATCCCAAACACCAGGGCGATCGCGGCGTCATCATGTGCTTCCGGGAATCCTCGGGCGAGTGGCTCTGGCAGCTCGTCGTTCCCAAACGCGCCGAGGATCCCTACTTCGATTGGCCCCATTGCGGGATCCCGTCCTCTGTGACGGTCGAAGGCAACCGCGTTTACACCACCACCAACCGCGGGGAAGTGCTCTGTCTCGATGCCGGCGGTTTGTCCGATGG from Verrucomicrobiota bacterium includes the following:
- a CDS encoding alpha/beta hydrolase; the encoded protein is MLASHAAALDPIPLWPQGAPGALGKEDKDIPSLTPYPAAESATGAAMVICPGGGYGGLAQHEGRDYALWLNQQGVACFVLKYRLGSGGYRHPRMIEDAARALRWVRTHAATWKVDPNRIGIMGSSAGGHLASTLVTHFDHGQAGAADPVDRASSRPDLGVLCYPVITMGAHTHQGSKHNLLGKEPSPELVELLSNEKQVRSNTPPCFVWHTWEDKAVKVENSLEFAAALQKAGVPFDLHVYQKGRHGIGLADKEPFSNVHPWAKDLLFWLKEQGFLTAHR